A stretch of DNA from Desulfurella amilsii:
TTATCAAGAAGAATTGCAGAAAAAAATCATTACCCTGCGATAGATATCTTAAAAAGCGTCTCGAGGCTCATGCCTTCTATAGTAAATAGCGAGCACAAGTTTTTAGCAAATAAATTAAGAAAACATTTATCGGTATATGAACAAGCAGAAGACCTAATAAACATAGGTGCGTATACAATGGGCTCAAACCCAGATATAGACGCAAGCCTAAGGGTAATAAATAAAATTAATGACTTTTTAGTTCAAGGCGTTGATGAGTCATATGAATTTTCTCAAACCATTACTTTACTCAATCAGGCTGTAGAATAAATGTTTGCTTTTAAATTTGAAAAAATCAAAAATTTAAAAGAAAATCTTATAAACATTAAAATAATAAAACTTAGCGAAATAAACAACCAGATAAAACAAAAAATGCAGCGCATAAGTGAACTCAAAAACCAGATAAAAATTTTTTATAAGCGCTTTGATGACCAGATAAAAACACATGTGGATTTTAGTATTTTAAAGTATCTATCTGAAGAAATTCTAGCATGTGAGCTAGAAATTAAATCAATTCAAAAAACTATAGAAGAACTAGAAGTAAAAAAAAAGATACAAATTGAGGTTATCAAAAACCTACATAAAGAAATAAAAAAATTTGAAAAATTAAAAGAACACTATAAAGAGAGGTATATATATGAAGAAAAGCTCAAAGATCAAAATTTTATTAACGATATCAGTACTATTTTTTACAATAGGAACAGCTAAAGCCTTTGCTCAAAATATAGGCGATGTAAATCAAAAAATTAATGAACTCAAAGCTTTGGAAAAAGTAATTGACGAAAAAACTGCCCAGCTAAGAGTGCAGCAGCAAAACATAGAAAACCAAAAAAAACAACTTGAACAAAGCCAAAATACTCTTAAAAATCAGCTAAAAAATCTTAACAATCAAATAGAACAAGCCAAAAAAGAATTAGAAAGTTTACAAAAAAATATCATTAGTCAAAAAATTCAAAAATTAGCAACAATTTATGCCCAAGCAAAACCATCTGCCGCAGCAGAAGAATTATCAAATATGGATCCCCAAACTACAGCAGAAATTCTAACCTTTATGCAATCAAGGCAAGCTGGCGCAATTATCTCCAAAATGGACCCAAAGACAGCTGCAAATATATTTAGCTTATATTTAAAATCTAAACATCAATAAACTTTTTTTCTAAACTGGAAAATGCTTCCTAAACCTACTAAAAGAAGAAAAATCAATACTGCACTAAACGTATGCCATCCGTATTGCTTATAAATAAAACCCGGAGCATAAGAACCAATGACACCACCACCGTAGTATGAAGCTATATATATACCATTTATTATACCTTTTTTTTCTTTTGCTAGTTTGTTTAAAAAACCACTTGCTACAGAATGTATCAAAAACATGCCACCACAAAAAATAAACATGCCACCAAATATTATGTAAACATTTGGAATGTTTAAAATTAAAATGGAGCCCATATAAACCAAAAACCCAAACATCATA
This window harbors:
- a CDS encoding MotE family protein, with the translated sequence MKKSSKIKILLTISVLFFTIGTAKAFAQNIGDVNQKINELKALEKVIDEKTAQLRVQQQNIENQKKQLEQSQNTLKNQLKNLNNQIEQAKKELESLQKNIISQKIQKLATIYAQAKPSAAAEELSNMDPQTTAEILTFMQSRQAGAIISKMDPKTAANIFSLYLKSKHQ
- a CDS encoding flagellar export protein FliJ is translated as MFAFKFEKIKNLKENLINIKIIKLSEINNQIKQKMQRISELKNQIKIFYKRFDDQIKTHVDFSILKYLSEEILACELEIKSIQKTIEELEVKKKIQIEVIKNLHKEIKKFEKLKEHYKERYIYEEKLKDQNFINDISTIFYNRNS